CATTGTACACTTCATCCTCATTGTACACTTCATCCTCATTGTACACTTCATCCTCATTGTACACTTCATCCTCATTGTACACTTCATCCTCATTGTACACTTCATCCTCATTGTACACTTTATCCTCATTGTACATTTCATCCTCATTGTACACTGCAACCTCTTCTTTCGCTTCATCCCTTTCGGCCTCACCTCTCTTGTACAATGGACCATTCCTTAACCTATTTTCATACTTTATGGAGCACAGTTTATTCAGAATATCATCATTGTTGTTATTCTTATAGTGATTAACTGGGTGCACGCTTTTCATATCATccgaatatttttttttctttgttgtTCTATTTATGGATGAGCCCCTACACTTTTTATGTGTGTCCGTGTTATACGGGTAATCATTTCCATTTGGATTATAATATCCATTATGGTAACAGCAGTCGTTGGGGAAATTGCAATTATTGCGCGTTTTCTTTTGCGATGCCCTTATTTGTTTACCTGACtcatttatatctttttttttccaactTCCATCACTATCGGTGAGTATCACTTTAGGTTTCGTGATGTtcaacttttttaaattctccTCGTCCTGTTCCTTATGATAAGAATAAGTGGACATAACTTCCTTTTTCATGGTTGACCTTTTAATaccatttaaataattataattaaaatcaTCAAACTTTATTCTGCTTAATGATAGTAAGTTTTCATCAAAACTATTTGAAAGAGAATGGTCAACTGACGAACGCGTGTTAGtgttatgaaaaaaatgatcaGAACATTCTTGTAAGTACAAATTGTCACTTATATCATAATAGTGATTCTTCGTTTTATTATTCCATGTTTCATCGTACAAATTAcggtacatatatttgtaatagcTCCCATCGCTTGAAAATTCATCATATAATTTCCTTCTCATCCTCCTCTTCttcttattattcttttcttttttcttactattgcaaaaattttcatttttttcattacctTGTTTAgtatattcatacatatcACTACTGTTCAtcttttcctctttttttccccctcCATCTACCTGTGCATTCTGTTGATCATCTCTTCTTCCATTCTCTTCAACCTCATTGGTACTATTCtgaataacaattttttccccttgagccattatttttttttcgttgaATTCTCTACgtattcttaatttttcttcaaactcttttctaatttttaattcatataattttcttttcatgtttatttcattttttaatttgttttccTCGTCAATTTCTATCTTTTCTCCGTTAAAATGTCTTTTTATCATCTTTAATCTTTCCTCTATTTTATCATTCGACAGTTCGTACTTCCCTTCTGTGTGTACATTGCCATTGTAATTACTACCATCATCATTAATAACATTAGTTCTAACGCGTTTAATTATGTCttcgtatttttttctaaccTGCGCAGCATAGTCCACACTTGACAGAAGCGGATCCGCGGGAATGTtactactgctattatttttgttactactgctattattattcttactactgctattattaatgttactactgctattattattcgtactacttccattattattgttactacttccattattattgttactacttccattattattgttactacttccattattattgttactacttccattattattgttactacttccattattattgttactacttccattattattgttactacttccattattattgttactacttccattattattgttactacttccattattattgttactacttccattattattgttactactgctattattGTTGTTTCTACTACAACTGCTACTGTTCTTGTTCTTACTAGGATGGAAATTAATTGAGTGAAATGATTCGTTCTTCCCTTTTACCTTATCAACTTTCCCCCCTCTTGCGTCTTCAAATAACACTTGTTCATGAAACTCCTTTGTGTTGTCCTTTAACAAACAATTCTCCTTATAGGTATTATGTTCTACATTCGTAAACTTGTTTGTGATACGTTTCTTCCTTTCACGTAAGCCGATTAACGTGCTGTTGATATGTACATTACTTTTCTTTTCACCATTCATgtagtataatttatttacctGATTATCTGTCCTATCGCTCGTATTAGTAACTCCATTTATGACTACATTCAACGGTTTGTTGTACCttttcaataatatattactttcaTCTGTAGACAATtccttattttctttttcatcaaTGGAATGAAACTTttctgaaatttttttttttatatttttctcttcccCAGATGAGATAACATCTGCATATAATTTTCTGCCAATAGTATGACTTATATTAGCATTGGGCAAAATaccattttgttttactattatattttcctctTTCTTCTCAATATAATTTCTACTATATACACGACTACTATCTGTAGCATCTTTTTGTTTCCctactatattattattgttcacACCAAATGGTAAAACATTTTTACCACCATGCAGtacactatttttatttaacttaGATAtcatgtatgtatttgtgCTTACATTCTTTACCATATCTCTAgttaaattacatttttcattgaaatttttgaaaatccTGTCTTTTAAGATGCCAGACAGACTCCTTAAttcctttttctctttatccACTTCTATCctctcttcatttttataaagtttTGTATCCTTATTCCTTTCATGTACTCGTAATAccgttttgtttttaaaaaaatgggaaCTTATAACTTTCTCTTTCCTCTCTTCACTTAATGAACGACTTGTCTTATTGTCTCTCTTTTCGATTCCCCTGTTTGTGCTTAAGTACCACTCACTGGGGGGgtcaattttaaaattatttagggaaccatttttattgttaaggCCATTGTTAAGGCCATTGTTGAGGCCATTGTTAAGGCCATTGTTGAGGCCATTGTTGAGGCCATTGTTGAAACATTCTAGAGGgctatttttttgttcactTTTGAGCTCACTTTTGCAGTCATAGGATTGCGTTTGTTCCCCTTTCCCATTCACCTTCAAAGAAATAATACTTCTTCTTCTCAACTCAAAATATTTCTCTTTCAGATCATTCCAATTTACCTTTTCAATGtcttttttcgttttataACAATTAACGTTCAACTCGGAACCTGTGTATCGCAGTTCTTCTTCAGTCGTTCGTTGTAGCTGTGATGGCAGTTGTACTGGCTGCTGATGTTGCAGCTGTTCTTCGTCTTCCTTCTTTTTCTCATTGCCCTCGTTCGATGATAGCCGCCGCTCCGCGGTATCACAATACAGTAATGTGtctttgtttttaatattcctTACGTTTCTTTCATCTGATGGCTCGTTATTATTTCTCTTACTAATTGCATCCATCATTTTTGAACCCTTATCATTCTGCTCCTTCAATATATAGTCATTTTTCACCTGACCACGCAAGGATTTTACAACATCATCATGCGTACTATAAGTAATGATTGTTTTGTTTCCATTTGGTATGCTTGCACCCATCTTCTCATCAAAGTCTTTCACATATAATtcgctttttttttggacATCTGTTATGGTGTCCtctaaatttttcttattaaacatattcacttcattgtttttatatacaattgATTTATTCTTATCTTCAAAGAGAGTGTTCTTTGCACTGTTGCAATCGTCGTTATGTGTTACAAACGAGTTTGCATCTTTTGTATATGTCTTAGTCCCATAGTTATTAATACATGCGGcattactactactaataTCACCATCGATGCTCCTATCCTTTCGCATGATTCCATTCACATCTAAAGAATTCGTTTCCTCTATTTTTTGACCACTGCTGATCATGTGCATGCCGTTCTGTGCATCCTCTTTCAACTCAATCGACCTTTCTATTAATTTGATTTCCTCAAATTTGTctcttattcttttttcctcACCACACATTACCGATTCGTTAAACAGGCTTCTAAGTTCTGAAGTTTTGCTAAGGTACAAATTGGTATGCTCCTTCTTCTTTGACCCTTTTTTTTCCCGTTCCCCCATGTTAGTCACTACTATGTTAGCTGCTCCCCCCACCATGGTCTCCTTAAACTCCTTAGATtccttaaaattaattagtcTCAATTCCTCCAATTTCATGttctcttttccttttccattTAATAACAATTCATGGTCATTCATGCAAATGGTATGGTTATAGGTGGGTGGTGGTGATGCTTGAATATGAATAGCATCGCTGTGGTGAACTGCCTGTGTGTAATTCCCTTTGCTGACATGATGTACTTTATCTGTAGACTCATTTTTGTTGTCTTCACTAGTACtggaataaatatttaactcATCTGGCACTTTgctataattaaatttaacgttgaaattatttttttgactCTTTTTATTTGGCTCCTTAGGTGAATATGTCCCCTTTTGAACTTCTTCCCCTTCGTTTCCCCCTTCATTTTCCCCTTCGTTTTCCCCTTCGTTTCCCCCTTCGTTTTCCCCTTCTTTTTCCACTTTCACTTCCACTTCTGTTTTTTTCACTTCcatttctgtttttttcaCTTCCACTTCTGTTTTTTTCACTTCCTCTTCCCCCTctcctcctttttttttattctttttttcctcataACTCAACGTAGCGCAAACTTCATGGTACTTGACCCCTGCACCTACCTTTGCACTCCTGTCCTCAAAATTCAAATCAATCTTGCATTTTTTATCCTTGATCATCTTATCATAACTATTGCACTCgtgattttttttcctttcttcaaaatttaaaataatggcACGCTTATAATGGTCATTAGATGTATCATCATTCATGTAATTATGTTCAATGATTTTTTGATattgccttttttttaaattattatcctCCATCAGCTGTGCTTCCTTTTCACTTTCTCcgtatttattcatatactTCGTAGGGTATTCcctcacattttttttatctcctTTCGTCAATGTTAACAAGTCGTTATATTCATGCTCGTCGTGATGATTAGGGGCAAGACGAATCTTATCATCACTGATATACTCCTCATTGGCAGTTCTTACCCCATCAATCGCACACTTGTCACTTGCATATTCATTACTCATATACTTGGCACTCAAGTACTTACCACTCCTTTTCGAGTAGAAAGTTCGTTCCGATTCTTTGCTACTACATTTACTGCTATTCATATTAACAAAAGTAGTTAGGTGTTCAATGCCATTTTTATCCGGCAAtgatatcatattttttttatatttgcttataatatcgtttattttttttctttttaactCTTTATCATTGTTTTCATCATATAAATGatgttttttcttatttgtgAGAAGCATATTACTACCCCTTAACTTGTAGTTAAcatcctttttattaatttcatttaattttactatcATTTCACTATTCATTGCACTAATTGGTTCTTTGCCCtctttattcttattattatcattgttattatatttatcatttgcGCTTTTCTCCTGTCCAACAGATTTGCAAATTTTGTTGTCAAGATGAAGCTTCTTTTCATTGAAGAAACTTATGAATGCGTTATTCTTTTCCTCTACTGTTTGTTTATTACTTGCTTGTTTATCAAAGGTGtaactaatatttttctcttcctTCTTTACTTCGTTTATTCGTTCGCTCGTCTGGCTCTTCATCTGTTCTCCCATCTGTCCGCTCATTTGTCCTCCCATCTGTCCATTCATTTGTCCTCCCATCTGTCCATTCATTTGTCCTCCCATCTGTCCATTCATTTGTCCTCCCATCTGTCCATTCATTTGTCCTCCCATCTGTCCGTTCATTTGTCCAATCATCTGGTTGCCTATCACTTTTCCTATTCCCTTTTCCTTTAGCTTGTATCCGAAATTACAATCCATAACTTTTAAAACTGCGTAATTTATTGTCATCTTTTTAGAGCGCCACGCGCACTTGTGTTACATTTCAACGGCGTGCTAAAACTAAGTATAttgtcatatataaaaaaaaaaaaaaatatatatatatagatagatagatacaATGGCAAGATCACCTACTTACATGTCTGTAGAGGTGCTCTTGGTTCGTGTAAAAATACaatgtaatattatacatatatatgtgcacatgGGTAGCCagattttatttatatttgttatttttacttcGTTATATTGCCGTATTTCGCTATATTGCAATactttgttatattttttttggggGCAGCACAAAATGTTCATGTtactctttattttattttacgaACAATTTGAGCTTCCTGAAATATTTGTTTCTCTCTCTTTAAGCAAGTAGTTACATTTGCGTAAACCTACACGTGCACATAGTATACGCATTTTATGCACACGTACATGTAACTATAAccaaaagagaaaaaatttgCTTCTTCCttttacacatatgtatgtactattttcctaatatatgtacttttgaaataaatcaagaaatagtaaaaaaaataaaaatgttaataaaaaaaaaaaaaaaaaaaacaaaacacaaaaaggataaaatataaaaggtaAAACGTTAAAGGTAACAGGTAAAacatgaaacaaaaaatataaaaaataaaacgtaaaatataaaacaaaaaacgccaaatataaaacaaaaaacgtcaaatataaaacaataaacgtcaaatataaaacaataaacaAAACAGTATTACTTATGACAGAAGCTGTTggtttattcaaaaaaaacaaagctGCAAAAAGGTAAACATTCCTTTTGTATGTAACACTGTacattaaaagaaaaaatttcgACCACTTCAAATGGTAAGCTGTTTGACATGATATAAAATGATATGACATGTGATACATAACATACTATATGTaatgtacaattttttttttttttttctaagtaATACCTCTTCGCGCTACAACATTTTCGCTAATGTGATATATATCTAtcgctttaaaaaaaaaaaaaaaaaaaaaaaaaaaggaaaaaaaaaggaaaaaaaaggaaaaaaaaggaaaaaaacggaaaataatgaacgaaacaaaattaaacctaattaaggaaaaatatgTCAAATTAATGCAAATTATGCCAAACTAAACGAAATATCGTggaatacataaatatattcgcACTTATTTCACTTTTTACATAACCAGCATGccatatgtttttattatttttaccattCTTCGTATGCATATGGGGTAAAAAACAAACTAACggatgtataaatatattttatttcaagaTATACGAAAAATACGCATGTTTATGTTGCTaacttttttcatatgttcagaaaaatttacttagaaaaaatatttaaacaaagaaaataaatacaatagaCAGTAAACAGTGGACAACACTGATTAAATGCgtatgaattttattatttttttttttttttatttatgtatcaTCCCTTTGAATATTATTCTTCTTTGGAAAGTACAAGTTTTAACagctttcatttttttacacttttatcttttaaaaagaaagaagtgTACTactattcattattattcaaCACTGTTCACTTCTCGCTGCTCTATGTTCAGTGATTACAACTCACTGCTAACTCCTCACTGCTAACTCCTCACTGCTTACAACTCAGTGCTAACGCCTCACTTagtttacattattttttttttccccccccCCGATACTTTTTACTTAGGAGAGAAAACTATATACCATATGAAACTccttatttgaaaaaaaaaaaaaaaaaatgcaccCTTTTGTGACCCCTTGATGAATCAAATATTTTGctgaaataaaagaaaaaggaaaaaacaattattcGCATTATACATGTGTACTAATTTAATATTGAATAAATGAGGAAGATATATGGTATTtggtgaaaaaaaaaaaaaaaaaaaaaaaaaaaaaatataatgattcTTTATTCAGCCGTTAGAGAACAAGAAGCATTCTGTTACAGTTACTCGTACCATACtaccaaataaaaatattgatgtTATCTTTAATaagaaatgttaaaaatgtgaaattttgaaaaatatattgaattaAAAGCGTTAACGTGTGCACATGTGTATATTGCTTATGCACGTATCTATTCAGGTAGTTCGCATGGGTGTTCATTTAGTTCACCTCCTTCACATCGCACATTTGTCATCCAAGTATGAATAAACATTGTGAAGGGACCCTTGCTCTGCTATTGTTATAACAACTTTTCTTGATAAACCTTATATAGCGATATATaactaaattattttttacaaaagatttaaaaaactCCAGTAAAGTGCATTTAAAATGGCACGAAGGAGAAAGATACTTCAACATAATATCCTTTGCGCGAAAATGTGCATaccatacgtatatatatatatatatatatatatatatgtatatatgtatatatgtatgcatatttcTATGTAATCATGCAGCCgtttaaattatgtaaaaagtgAAATACTGTCACGTAAAATTCGTTTTGTAGAAcgaagaatttaaaaaattcctGTTCAACTTATATCTGCTTATGGCTTAAAATTGtgtagaaattttttttttttttaaaattttttttctcaaaaaTATGAACGACGACGCTATTATTTGATATACCTTGTTTTGTTGTTCTTTGTTTTGATTTACTTAGTTTTGATTTACTTAGTTTTGATGCACTTAGTTTTGATGCACTTAGTTTTGATGTACTTAGTTTTGATTTACTTAGTTTTGATGTACTTAGTTTTGTTGTACTTAGTTTTGATGTAATTAATTTTGATGCACTTAGTTTTGATGTACTTAGTTTTGTTGTACTTAGTTTTGATGTACTTAGTTTTGTTGTACTTAGTTTTGATGTacttagttttttttttactattttgtattactttgctttttattatttttctttttttttttttttatttctcaaTATAACGGCCACAGCTTGTATTCGCGCAAAATTACGTAAACCATTTTTGTAGTTTTCTGCGTACGGAAGAAATACGCCTACGTTGTAAAGGAgcacataaatacatataatagaaatatacatacaaacatatatacatatatgacatacacgcatatatacatgttatgTACATGTTACTATATGCATAATATTGTGTACATTCAcgttgtaattttatttttttgcaatttCCCCACCATCGCACGAAGCCGAGAAACGATAGGACGCACGTACCAATTTATAACTCATTTAACGAAGCAACAATTACATAATACTTTTTACATTAACAACTTTGGAGGATACTCCTGAACAATTTTATTTGCGGTTTAAGCCCTTTTTTGTAGATGTAATataccattttatttttacttaattttggtttaattttaattttaattttaattttaattttaattttaattttatttttttattttattttatttatttttatatatttttattttatatttattttatttatttttatatatttttattttatatttattttatttatttttatatatttttatttatttttttttttttttcctaaattTTCTCCTCCAAATTTGTAATCAAACAAAAGCGATGCTTCTCAATACCTTATTAGAAGAACTTTTGCAAAAAtgggaaaggaaaaaaataaatttgttcaacgtatgttttatttttcattcaaTTAAAAACAGTTTAGTAAAATCAGAAGAGagaaataatttgtttattaacGACCTTAAAGAAGatatattgaaaaagtaTTTACAATTGCTTGACGACTCAAGCGAACAGAACACTGGGGGTGTAGGAAGTAGTAATGAtgagaataaatatttttgcctcgcttttttcacatttatttttacgttAGAAAATGGGCTCTTGAAAAATGGAAATCGCTTCTCGACGTATTTAGAAGAGCAATACGTGAGGTCGTATGAAGGAGTCTTAGGAAATAAATCCAAGAGAAAAAGAAGCAACATCGACTCGGCAAGCCCAGCAGAGGAAAAGGACAACACAAAATGGACGTTGTGTAAAGGGAAACAAGCAGGGAAAGAGGCAAGTATAGAGCCACAAACAGAGGGATACATAGACACTCGGACAGAGGCACGTTTCGAGGAAACACTTCCAAAGAGCGGAGAAGCCAAAGAAGACTCCTCCTGTTTTACCGCAaacattttcaaaaaatttgaCGAGTTGATTAAAAGAGCGATAAATTTAAAAGCAGAAGACAACAGTGAGGATAACGAAgaatttacatattataaaatgtgtACTGTTTATTGTGtacttaaatttatttttcttttatcagAATGGAACTACAAAATGGGTGGactatatttcaaatatatgaaaaatgcaTATGAGTATGTTATAAGtataaaattgaataaatggtcaaataacaaatatattataaagatGGTTAATACAGCACTCCTTCTAATTGTACACACGAACtatcatattataaaaaatagtgaaaaggaattttttaatttcatatttattcaaTTACAGCAAAGGGAGCATTCACTAGTTATAGTAGAAGAACTGCTTGTtacttttttgaaaaaaaaaaaagatatccttttaaataaagagatatatattaatataaataattatgctaatgataatataaatttatttttaaaatatggaaaaaaggaaaatttatttttcttttttaattttataaatgtatataaaaaattaattatatctcACGTTAACAATTCGGATAGAAGGACTATacctaatataaaaaatgtacacaatatagatataaaccTAAGTATTAAGGatataattatgaacatttataaattattagcTTATATAGGGGATGTTTCAAGggattatatattaaataagaatattgATGTGTCCATAGAAGATGGTAGTAAACATATACTGTACTGCGAGGAGaagaagaaggaaaaaaaagaatatttctCTTCTGTTGGTAGCATTTTAGAAACAGTAAAGATGGGAGAAAATAAAACTCATGTAAATGAGTTCATCGAACGGATAGACAACAACCTCCAGAACAACATCTTCAGCTATGTAGTACATAAcgtattttccttttttcaagATTTAGTAAATGAATTAGATCCAGAAAGCATATGCATGAACGCGAACGATTTTGTGAAGTTTATCAAGCTGTTCTTCATCCAAAATAATGAGCATGACTTGTTTctagttttttatttaaaggaaaattttgTTACATATTGCAAAGAATTGCTAGGAAAATGTCTAGGTATTTTTGACGAATTTGTAAGTAACGttattatatacttatttaaaataatagataTATTAGCAAAGAATAAATTACCACCATATGgtgatatatatgaaaaaaaggaagcaaCAAAAGGAAAACTGTTCAACATATTTAGTAAGATAAAAGATTCGAAGAATCATGAGAGGGATGCAGATGATGCCTTTCTTCGCATTTATTATAGcctttataataatatggtTCATGttctttcaatttttcttaaaaatttaaaatactaCACCAATGAAGAAGTTAAAAAGATACTGTTAGTACATTTTGAACATTTcactttttacatatttaatcaaatcaataatgtaaattatgatttaatttttcaaaatagtaGATCCCTCTATTTAACCTTAAAAGTGTTATATAagttgataaaaataaaaaatttccattttgaatatatacacaatatatattttaatttaaccAAAATGGAAAACAAACTACACAGTCTAAATCAAGAAGTAACATCCTATTCgtgttataataaaaagcgGTGCAATAATATACTCTTTCtggataaaattaaaacgtaTCTTCTAAAAAACTGTGGTGCATTTCTTTCCGACACGTACCCCTACCctacaaaaaaggaaaaatttgaaaattatgaaaaatgtgaaaagCTTATTAAACGTGAGCTTGTAGAACCGACTGACCAAGTGGGGGAAAATAGAAACGTAAAGAAGAGAGGGGTGAAGAAGATTAAGAAGAATAAGGAGAAGATTAAAGAGAAGAATAATATGATGAAGTTGAAAATGAAGACGAAAATTCGCATGAACATGAAAGGCgtagtaaaaaaaacaaaaaaaaataaaatcaaaaataaaatcaaaaataaaatcaaaaatgaaatcaaaaatgaaaacaaagaAGTAGTTTTAAATGGCACACCGGATGATGTATTATTAACGAaccaaataaattataccAGTGAACACATAGAAGAACACATATCTACAATGGGGGATTCCCAGTACACCCCGAATAGCGCTACCGATGCACGAAATAAGCAGCAGATGGATGGCAAAATAAACGAAAAGGTTAGTATCACATGTGAAGAGAAGagcaaaaatattaatgataaagGATATGCTTATGTAGAACTGGGAAAGACAAAAATGAATTCCGAAAGGGATATATGCCATAGGAATGGTGAAAATACGAAAGAGCAAAAATGGAGAGATACCCAACTACCTTCTGGTATGACCCTCCAAATAATCAGTGATGATCAAAGGGATGAGGAAAATGTCAAAATGATGAATAATTGCGTTAACAATTTCCACCTGAATGACAACCTAAATGGATACCCAGGGGATGACCAAAGTGAAGGAACGGATGAGATGAAGCAGAAAAACGCTAGCATCTTGCTTAGAAAACATTTGACCGGaaagaataataatgtatCGGACAGAGAGCACAACAAGGTAAGTGCTTGCGAAAAAGTTGAACAAATTATAGACGTAGACAAAAATATCGCAAAT
The sequence above is drawn from the Plasmodium malariae genome assembly, chromosome: 5 genome and encodes:
- the PmUG01_05021100 gene encoding conserved Plasmodium protein, unknown function, with product MLLNTLLEELLQKWERKKINLFNVCFIFHSIKNSLVKSEERNNLFINDLKEDILKKYLQLLDDSSEQNTGGVGSSNDENKYFCLAFFTFIFTLENGLLKNGNRFSTYLEEQYVRSYEGVLGNKSKRKRSNIDSASPAEEKDNTKWTLCKGKQAGKEASIEPQTEGYIDTRTEARFEETLPKSGEAKEDSSCFTANIFKKFDELIKRAINLKAEDNSEDNEEFTYYKMCTVYCVLKFIFLLSEWNYKMGGLYFKYMKNAYEYVISIKLNKWSNNKYIIKMVNTALLLIVHTNYHIIKNSEKEFFNFIFIQLQQREHSLVIVEELLVTFLKKKKDILLNKEIYININNYANDNINLFLKYGKKENLFFFFNFINVYKKLIISHVNNSDRRTIPNIKNVHNIDINLSIKDIIMNIYKLLAYIGDVSRDYILNKNIDVSIEDGSKHILYCEEKKKEKKEYFSSVGSILETVKMGENKTHVNEFIERIDNNLQNNIFSYVVHNVFSFFQDLVNELDPESICMNANDFVKFIKLFFIQNNEHDLFLVFYLKENFVTYCKELLGKCLGIFDEFVSNVIIYLFKIIDILAKNKLPPYGDIYEKKEATKGKLFNIFSKIKDSKNHERDADDAFLRIYYSLYNNMVHVLSIFLKNLKYYTNEEVKKILLVHFEHFTFYIFNQINNVNYDLIFQNSRSLYLTLKVLYKLIKIKNFHFEYIHNIYFNLTKMENKLHSLNQEVTSYSCYNKKRCNNILFLDKIKTYLLKNCGAFLSDTYPYPTKKEKFENYEKCEKLIKRELVEPTDQVGENRNVKKRGVKKIKKNKEKIKEKNNMMKLKMKTKIRMNMKGVVKKTKKNKIKNKIKNKIKNEIKNENKEVVLNGTPDDVLLTNQINYTSEHIEEHISTMGDSQYTPNSATDARNKQQMDGKINEKVSITCEEKSKNINDKGYAYVELGKTKMNSERDICHRNGENTKEQKWRDTQLPSGMTLQIISDDQRDEENVKMMNNCVNNFHLNDNLNGYPGDDQSEGTDEMKQKNASILLRKHLTGKNNNVSDREHNKVSACEKVEQIIDVDKNIANLKELTDKIKIVSSSDALNSLKYMKQSILNDL